The Flavobacterium sp. 20NA77.7 genome includes the window AACAGTAATGGCGGGGCTAATAGTTGTGAATGGAACAGAGAACACGTATATGCAAAATCATTAGGTACACCTGTTTTAGTTGATGGAGCCTTAACTTCCGCAGATAGTGATGCTGGAGAAGACGCACATCATATTCGTTCTGCAGATGTAGATAGAAATGCCAACAGAGGAAATTCAAAATTTGCTGCAGGAACTGGTAATTCAGGAAATGTAACAGGTGGTTGGTATCCTGGTGATGAATGGAAAGGTGATGTAGCCAGAATGATGATGTATATGTACCTAAGATATGGTTCGCAGTGTTTACCCATCAATGTAGGAACAGGTGCTACTGTAGCTAGTGACAGCAATATGCTTCAACTTTTTCTTCAATGGAATGCAGATGATCCTGTTTCGCAATATGAAGACAACAGAAATACCTATCATGGAAATTCAAGTAATGCTTATGCACAAGGCAACAGAAATCCTTTTATAGATAATCCATATTTAGCTACTTTAATTTGGGGAGGACCTATTGCACAAGATAGATGGAACTTCTTATCTGCGCAAAACTATTTAAATTCTGAAATGGTAGCCATTTATCCAAACCCAACTAATAATGGAATAGTTTCGATAGAAACAACAGAAGCTATATTAAATGTAAGGATAATGACCATACATGGACAAGTAATTAGAGAAATTGAAAAACCATTATTTATAGAAAATATTTTTGAAATCACTAATTTGACCCAAGGTTTTTATCTTATTGAATTAAGAAATAATAAAGGTACATTAACAAAAAAAATAGTTGTTAATTAATTACACATTATATAAAATAAAAAAAGCGACCAATTAAAATTGGTCGCTTTTTTTGTGCATATTATAATTCGGTTTAATCATTCATCGAAATCAAAAACTCTTCGTTATTTCGTGTACCTTTAATTCTAGACTCAATGAATTCCATCGATTCAACAGGGTTCATATCTGCTAAATATTTTCTTAAAATCCACATGCGTTGAATTGTTTTTTCATCTAGTAATAAATCATCTCTTCTTGTGCTTGATGATACTAAATCAATAGCTGGGAAGATTCGTTTATTTGCAATTCTTCTATCTAATTGTAATTCCATGTTACCTGTACCTTTGAATTCTTCAAAGATAACTTCATCCATTTTAGAACCTGTTTCTGTTAATGCAGTTGCAATAATACTCAACGAACCACCATTTTCAATATTTCGAGCCGCACCAAAGAAACGTTTTGGTTTTTGTAATGCATTCGCATCAACACCGCCGCTTAACACCTTACCTGATGCTGGTTGCACTGTATTATAAGCTCTTGCTAAACGAGTTATTGAATCTAATAAAATAACCACATCATGTCCGCATTCAACTAAACGTTTTGCTTTTTCTAATACAATATTTGCTACTTTAACATGTCGTTCTGCGGGTTCATCAAAAGTAGATGCGATTACTTCTGCTCGAACTGAACGTTGCATATCGGTTACCTCTTCTGGTCGCTCATCAATAAGCAAAACAATCATATATACTTCAGGATGGTTTGCAGCTATAGAATTTGCAATATCTTTAAGCAACATCGTTTTACCCGTCTTTGGTTGTGCAACAATCATAGCGCGTTGACCTTTACCAATAGGTGCAAATAAATCAATTATGCGGGTTGAGATAGCTTTACTCCTATCGGCCAAATTTAATTTTTCATCTGGAAATAAAGGTGTTAAATGTTCAAAAGCAATTCTGTCACGAACAACTTGAGGATCATGACCATTAATTTTTAAAACTTTTACCAAAGGAAAGAATTTTTCCCCCTCTTTTGGAGGACGCACAACTCCTTTAACCGTATCACCTGTTTTTAAACCAAATAATCTAATTTGTGATTGTGATAAATAAATATCATCCGGAGAAGCTAAATAATTATAATCTGAAGAACGAAGGAAGCCATATCCGTCTGGCATCATTTCTAAAACACCTTCACTTTCAATAATTCCATCAAACTCAAAGTCATTATCTCTATAATTAGGTTTTTGATTTGGATTATTCTTTTTAAAATTAGGGTTCTTTTTAAAATTACCCCCATTTCGTTCTTGTGGTTCTCCCTCTTCTGACTTTGAAATTTGGCTGTCATCACCTATTTTATTGGAAATTACACCTGTGTTTTGAGGTTTACTGTCTTCTTTAAAAACAATTTCTTCCTGAGCTGCTTTTTGAATCACTTCAGATTTTTTAATGCGCTTTCTAGGCTCATTGGCTACTTTTTTCTCTGAAGAGTGATCTGTTTGCGTTTCTTCTTGTATGTTTTTTTTAGGCGTTATCTTTTCAGAACTATTCACCTTTTTAGGTTTTTCAACTACTTCAGCTGCATTTTGAACTTCTAAAATTTGTTGAATTAACGCTTCTTTTTTTAAGGTTTTGAATTTTTGAATGTTTGCAACTTTGGCTATTTCTTGCAAATCAGAGAGTTTCATCTCTTTTAACGTGTTATTATCAAACATGAATTTGGTGTTGAGATTTTTTAATCTTTACTTTTATTAAAAATTGTGTGAGATTTTTTTGATTTTAAAGTGTCGTAGAATGAAGTACTTACGATTTTCTGATGCAATAATACAAATATTTTAGCATAAAACAATAGTTTTTTAAAAAAAGAAGCGTTATTTTTGTTCCTATAATTAAAATATATGTTACAACGCATTCAATCGGTATATTTATTCATTAGCTTAATCGTAGCAAGTGTATTACCCTTGTTTTTTAATTTATGGATAACAACAACTAAGAAAGCCGTTTTTGCTTTTGATAATTTAGTATATACTAGCCTTTTTGGAACTAGTGCTTTATTAGCTTTAATTAGTATTTTTAGTTATAAAAACAGACAAAATCAATTTGTTATAAACAGATTGAACATGATATTAAACTTTATTTTAATAGGATTGTTAGTATATCATTCACTAACTTTATCCGGAGAGGCAACAGTCTCGGAGAAGGGTATTGGGATGTTTCTTCCAATTTTTTCTATCGTTTTTCTAGCATTGGCAAACAAGGCTATTAAAAAGGACGAAGATCTCGTAAAATCTGTGGATAGAATACGATAAACCTATCATCTTAGTTTATTTAGTGCGTAATGAAAATCCGAACCTAGGTTCGGATTTTTTTTATTAACTCTTTAGCATAATTACCTCTTCCCTATTTCAACAACTTCTAAATTTTGAATTTTTTTCCCATCAATTTCAAAACGCAACATGGTTCGTATTTGATGAAAACCATGAATTCCAGCAGCACCAGGATTCATATGTAATAAATTTAATTTTTTATCAAATTGTACTTTTAAAATATGAGAATGTCCACAAATAAATAGTTTAGGCGGATTTTTAGTGATTTCAGTTTGGACTGCAGCACTATATTTTCCTGGGTAACCACCTATATGAGTAATCCACACCTCTACTCCTTCACAAAAAAATCGATTGTGCAATGGAAATTCTAAACGCGCTTCATGATTATCAATATTCCCATAAACGGCTCGTAAAGTTTTATATTTTTTAATAGTATCAGTTACAATTAAATCGCCAATATCTCCGGCATGCCATACTTCATCAGCTAATTTTACATATTTTAAAATCGTATCGTCAATATGACTGTGTGTATCTGACAGAAGCAATATTTTTTTCATATAATAAGAGTTTCTAAGTTACAGAGTAACTAAGCTGCAAAGTTGACAAAAAAATATAGTATATTGTTTATTTTTAAGAAAACATTGAATATAATAATTCAAATTCTTAGTAACTTTGCAACTCAGAAATTTAGAAACTTAACTATACTTGAGATATTTCATTGAATTTGCCTATAACGGAAAAAATTATTTTGGTTTTCAAATACAACCAGATGCTATATCTGTACAAGAAATTCTCAACACAGCTTTACATACATTACTTCGAGAATCTATAGAAATTGTTGGTGCGGGAAGAACCGACAGCGGCGTACATGCCACACAAATGTTTGCTCATTTTGACAGTTCAATTATTCCCGATAAAAAACAATTTATTCACCGCTTAAATTCATTTTTACCAAAAGACATTGTCATTTATAATATGCATGAAGTTTCAACTACAGCACATGCTCGTTTTGATGCTACATCTAGAACATACGAATACCATATTCACACCTATAAAAATCCTTTTATGCATGAAGGAAGTTGGTATGTACATCAGCCACTAAACATACAATTAATGAATGAAGCGGCTAAAATTTTACTTGAATATGAAGATTTTGAATGTTTTTCAAAAGTACATACCGATGTCAAAACATTTATATGTAAAATTACAGAAGCGTATTGGACACAAGAAGATACAAAACTAAAATTTACCATTACAGCAGATCGTTTTTTAAGAAATATGGTTCGGGCTATAGTAGGAACCTTGATTAATATTGGTTTAGAAAAAATAACACTAACTGATTTTAGAAAAATAATTGAAAGTAAAAACAGAAGTCAAGCTGGGTTTTCAGTTCCTGCTCACGGATTATATTTAGTACGCGTTAACTATCCATATATTAATAACTAAAAAGTTGAAGAAAACATCCTCATTTAATAAAGTATTACAGTATGCTACACCCTACACTAGCAAATTATTTTTTGTTGGATTTTGGGCTTTATTCTTAGCAATAGTTGCGGCATTACGGCCACTTTTATTAAATTTAACCATAGACAATTATTTCATTTCTGCCAAAAAAGAAACAAATAGTATTCAACAACAATTTGAATCTTTTATGCACTACTTTTTTGAAGGAAATACTTCGAAAGAAAATTTAGAATTATTGGTAGTAATCATGTTTGTAATTTTACTGCTCGAAGTAATTGCACAATTTTATTTTGTTTATATGGCGAGTTGGCTTGGACAAGATATAGTGAAAGACATTCGTGAAAAACTTTTTACGCATTTATCGCGCTTCAAAATGAAATATTTTGACAATGAACCTGTTGGAAAACTCATTACACGTTGTGTTTCTGATATGGAAAACATTGCTAGTATTTTTAGTCAAGGGCTGTTCATGATTGTTAGCGATGTTTTAAAAATGCTAATTGTTCTAGGTTTTATGCTCATTATTAATTGGAAAATTACATGCATTGTTCTGCTTATTATGCCCGTTATTTTACTAGCAACAAATATATTTAACAGAAAAATGAAAGTTGCTTTTAACGAAGTAAGAAATGAAGTTGCTAATCTTAATACTTTCATACAAGAGCGATTAACAGGTATGAAAATTGTTCAATTGTTTAACAGAGAAAAAATTGAATTAGAAAAGTTCAAAGAAATTAATGAAAAACACAATAAAGCGTGGTTAAAAAATATTTTATACAATAGTATCTTCTTCCCTATTGCAGATATCATTTCCAGTATTACCTTAGGATTAGTAGTTTATTTTGGCGCCTTGTTTATTTTAAATGGTGATACACAAACAAGTGTAGGGCAATTAATTTCATTTAACATGTACATTGCGATGTTATACAATCCGTTGCGTCAAATTGCAGACAAATTTAATGTCATGCAAATGGGAATTGTAGCCGCAGACAGAGTATTTGAAGTTATGGAAACCAATGTAGAAGTTCAAGATTTTGGCACCATACAAGCAAAAAAATTAAAAGGGAACATTCAGCTAGAAAATGTGCATTTTAGTTACATTGCAGGGGAAGAAATAGTAAAAGGAATTTCACTTCAAGTGGAACATGGTAAAACGGTTGCAATTGTAGGAGCAACTGGAGCAGGAAAATCAACAATTATTAATTTAATTAATCGTTTTTATGAAATTGATAGTGGCACTATAAGTATAGATGAAATTCCTGTACATAACTACACTTTATCTTCTTTACGAAAAGAAATAGCAATTGTATTGCAAGACGTTTTTCTCTTTGCAGACACTATTTTAAATAATATTACACTTTTTGATTCTTCTATATCAGAAGAAAAAGTACAAGACGCAGCAAAAAAAATTGGCATTCATGATTTTATTATGAGCTTACCCAATGGCTATCATTATGATGTAAAAGAACGAGGGGTAATGCTTTCCTCTGGACAACGTCAATTAATTGCTTTTTTACGCGCTTACATAAGCAATCCGAGTATTTTAATTTTAGACGAAGCCACTTCATCTATTGACAGCCATGCAGAAGAATTATTACAGAAAGCTACACAAACGCTAACAAAAGATAGAACATCAATAATTATTGCACACCGCTTAACAACCATCATCAATGCGGATAAAATTATTGTAATGGATAAAGGGAAAATTGTAGAACAAGGCACACATGATGATTTGCTACAAATTTCGAATGGTTTTTATAAAAAATTATATGATTCACAATTTGTTACCGAAATTTAACATTGTGTTCTATTATAAAAATAAAAATTAGTAATTTCGCATCACATAACAATCAACGTAGAAAAATAGAACAAAATGAAATACGACATTATCGTTTTAGGAAGTGGACCAGGTGGCTATGTAACTGCCATTCGTGCTTCACAATTAGGATTTAAAGTAGCTGTTATCGAAAAAGAAAATTTAGGTGGTATATGCTTAAATTGGGGATGTATTCCAACAAAAGCTTTACTAAAATCGGCACAAGTTTTTGATTATCTAAAACATGCAGAAGAGTATGGCCTAAAAGTAGCTAATGTTGATAAAGATTTTAATGCGGTTATTGCACGCTCAAGAAATGTTGCAGGAGACATGAGTAAAGGGGTTCAATTTTTAATGAAGAAAAATAAAATTGATGTTATTGATGGTTTTGGAAAAATAAAAACGGGCAAAAAAGTAGATGTAACTGGTGCCGATGGAAAAGTTACTGAATACACGGCAGATAATATAATTATTGCTACTGGAGCACGTTCTAGAGAATTACCAAATTTACCTCAAGACGGTAAAAAAGTTATTGGATACCGCCAAGCTATGACTTTAGCGGAGCAACCTAAAAAATTAATCGTTGTAGGTTCTGGTGCTATTGGTGTTGAATTTGCACATTTTTATAACGCTATGGGAACAGAAGTAACTATAGTTGAATTTATGCCAACTATTGTTCCTGTTGAAGATGAAGATATTTCAAAACAATTTGAGCGTTCATTGAAAAAAGCGGGAATCAACATCATGACTAATGCATCTGTTGAAAAAGTAGACACTTCGGGTAAAGGAGTAAAAGCAACTGTTAAAACAGCTAAAGGTGAAGAAATTATCGAAGCGGATGTTTTACTATCAGCTGTTGGTATCAAATCAAATATTGAAAACATAGGTCTAGAAGAAGTAGGAATCGCAACTGATAGAGATAAAATTTTAGTCAATTCATTTTACCAAACAAACGTACCTGGTTATTATGCTATTGGTGATGTAGTTCCAGGACAAGCGTTAGCGCACGTTGCTTCGGCTGAAGGTATTTTATGTGTAGAAAAAATTGCAGGTTTACACGTTGAACCTTTAGATTATGGAAATATTCCTGGTTGTACCTATGCAACACCTGAAATTGCATCGGTAGGATTAACTGAAAAAGCGGCAAAAGAAAAAGGATACGAATTAAAAATTGGTAAATTTCCATTTTCAGCATCTGGAAAAGCAAAAGCGTCTGGCACACCTGATGGTTTTGTAAAAGTTATTTTTGATGCTAAATATGGTGAATGGCTTGGCTGTCACATGATTGGTGCTGGTGTTACAGATATGATTGCAGAAGCAGTTGTAGCACGTAAATTAGAAACTACAGGT containing:
- the truA gene encoding tRNA pseudouridine(38-40) synthase TruA, with product MRYFIEFAYNGKNYFGFQIQPDAISVQEILNTALHTLLRESIEIVGAGRTDSGVHATQMFAHFDSSIIPDKKQFIHRLNSFLPKDIVIYNMHEVSTTAHARFDATSRTYEYHIHTYKNPFMHEGSWYVHQPLNIQLMNEAAKILLEYEDFECFSKVHTDVKTFICKITEAYWTQEDTKLKFTITADRFLRNMVRAIVGTLINIGLEKITLTDFRKIIESKNRSQAGFSVPAHGLYLVRVNYPYINN
- a CDS encoding DUF4293 domain-containing protein, giving the protein MLQRIQSVYLFISLIVASVLPLFFNLWITTTKKAVFAFDNLVYTSLFGTSALLALISIFSYKNRQNQFVINRLNMILNFILIGLLVYHSLTLSGEATVSEKGIGMFLPIFSIVFLALANKAIKKDEDLVKSVDRIR
- a CDS encoding endonuclease, which codes for MKKITFTIIALHLTLLVLGQSGAPANPYYNGFNWTLTGTALKNALANKITTTHTKFLTYSEDWNASQATDLNPTNSNNVLLVYGFSANTCPTSTSDDNDHRERNLNSNGGANSCEWNREHVYAKSLGTPVLVDGALTSADSDAGEDAHHIRSADVDRNANRGNSKFAAGTGNSGNVTGGWYPGDEWKGDVARMMMYMYLRYGSQCLPINVGTGATVASDSNMLQLFLQWNADDPVSQYEDNRNTYHGNSSNAYAQGNRNPFIDNPYLATLIWGGPIAQDRWNFLSAQNYLNSEMVAIYPNPTNNGIVSIETTEAILNVRIMTIHGQVIREIEKPLFIENIFEITNLTQGFYLIELRNNKGTLTKKIVVN
- a CDS encoding metallophosphoesterase family protein → MKKILLLSDTHSHIDDTILKYVKLADEVWHAGDIGDLIVTDTIKKYKTLRAVYGNIDNHEARLEFPLHNRFFCEGVEVWITHIGGYPGKYSAAVQTEITKNPPKLFICGHSHILKVQFDKKLNLLHMNPGAAGIHGFHQIRTMLRFEIDGKKIQNLEVVEIGKR
- the rho gene encoding transcription termination factor Rho produces the protein MFDNNTLKEMKLSDLQEIAKVANIQKFKTLKKEALIQQILEVQNAAEVVEKPKKVNSSEKITPKKNIQEETQTDHSSEKKVANEPRKRIKKSEVIQKAAQEEIVFKEDSKPQNTGVISNKIGDDSQISKSEEGEPQERNGGNFKKNPNFKKNNPNQKPNYRDNDFEFDGIIESEGVLEMMPDGYGFLRSSDYNYLASPDDIYLSQSQIRLFGLKTGDTVKGVVRPPKEGEKFFPLVKVLKINGHDPQVVRDRIAFEHLTPLFPDEKLNLADRSKAISTRIIDLFAPIGKGQRAMIVAQPKTGKTMLLKDIANSIAANHPEVYMIVLLIDERPEEVTDMQRSVRAEVIASTFDEPAERHVKVANIVLEKAKRLVECGHDVVILLDSITRLARAYNTVQPASGKVLSGGVDANALQKPKRFFGAARNIENGGSLSIIATALTETGSKMDEVIFEEFKGTGNMELQLDRRIANKRIFPAIDLVSSSTRRDDLLLDEKTIQRMWILRKYLADMNPVESMEFIESRIKGTRNNEEFLISMND
- the lpdA gene encoding dihydrolipoyl dehydrogenase, yielding MKYDIIVLGSGPGGYVTAIRASQLGFKVAVIEKENLGGICLNWGCIPTKALLKSAQVFDYLKHAEEYGLKVANVDKDFNAVIARSRNVAGDMSKGVQFLMKKNKIDVIDGFGKIKTGKKVDVTGADGKVTEYTADNIIIATGARSRELPNLPQDGKKVIGYRQAMTLAEQPKKLIVVGSGAIGVEFAHFYNAMGTEVTIVEFMPTIVPVEDEDISKQFERSLKKAGINIMTNASVEKVDTSGKGVKATVKTAKGEEIIEADVLLSAVGIKSNIENIGLEEVGIATDRDKILVNSFYQTNVPGYYAIGDVVPGQALAHVASAEGILCVEKIAGLHVEPLDYGNIPGCTYATPEIASVGLTEKAAKEKGYELKIGKFPFSASGKAKASGTPDGFVKVIFDAKYGEWLGCHMIGAGVTDMIAEAVVARKLETTGHEILKAVHPHPTMSEAVMEAVAAAYDEVIHI
- a CDS encoding ABC transporter ATP-binding protein, which produces MTKKLKKTSSFNKVLQYATPYTSKLFFVGFWALFLAIVAALRPLLLNLTIDNYFISAKKETNSIQQQFESFMHYFFEGNTSKENLELLVVIMFVILLLEVIAQFYFVYMASWLGQDIVKDIREKLFTHLSRFKMKYFDNEPVGKLITRCVSDMENIASIFSQGLFMIVSDVLKMLIVLGFMLIINWKITCIVLLIMPVILLATNIFNRKMKVAFNEVRNEVANLNTFIQERLTGMKIVQLFNREKIELEKFKEINEKHNKAWLKNILYNSIFFPIADIISSITLGLVVYFGALFILNGDTQTSVGQLISFNMYIAMLYNPLRQIADKFNVMQMGIVAADRVFEVMETNVEVQDFGTIQAKKLKGNIQLENVHFSYIAGEEIVKGISLQVEHGKTVAIVGATGAGKSTIINLINRFYEIDSGTISIDEIPVHNYTLSSLRKEIAIVLQDVFLFADTILNNITLFDSSISEEKVQDAAKKIGIHDFIMSLPNGYHYDVKERGVMLSSGQRQLIAFLRAYISNPSILILDEATSSIDSHAEELLQKATQTLTKDRTSIIIAHRLTTIINADKIIVMDKGKIVEQGTHDDLLQISNGFYKKLYDSQFVTEI